In a single window of the Anaerolineae bacterium genome:
- a CDS encoding FHA domain-containing protein, which translates to MQNQDVGILILREGEGCGQIWSLSRPETVIGRDESCDIVLNDRKVSRRHASIRRQPDGYYITDLQSKNGTFVNGEAVLGTRRLHDGDEIQIALCYRLAFVDAGATVPLSLEETFRRGLVLDKEARMVYLHQKALEPPLSPAQFRLLELLYDNCDRVVSREEIVSAVWPDESAEGITEQAIDALVRRLRERLAELDPSWQFVVTVRGHGFRFNRP; encoded by the coding sequence ATGCAGAACCAGGACGTCGGGATATTGATACTGCGAGAGGGTGAGGGTTGCGGCCAGATCTGGTCATTGAGCCGGCCGGAGACGGTCATCGGTCGGGACGAATCGTGCGACATCGTGCTCAATGACCGCAAGGTCTCCCGCCGGCATGCCAGCATCCGCCGTCAGCCCGACGGCTATTACATCACCGACCTGCAGAGCAAGAACGGGACCTTTGTCAACGGCGAGGCGGTGCTCGGGACGCGGCGGCTCCACGATGGGGACGAGATTCAGATCGCCCTGTGCTACCGCCTGGCCTTTGTGGATGCCGGCGCCACCGTCCCGCTGAGCCTGGAGGAAACCTTCCGGCGCGGCCTGGTGCTGGACAAAGAAGCGCGCATGGTCTATCTGCACCAGAAGGCGCTGGAGCCCCCGTTGTCGCCGGCCCAATTCCGCCTGCTGGAACTGCTGTACGATAACTGTGACCGCGTCGTCAGCCGGGAGGAGATCGTCTCGGCGGTGTGGCCCGATGAGTCCGCCGAGGGCATCACCGAGCAGGCCATTGATGCGCTGGTGCGCCGGCTGAGGGAACGCCTGGCCGAGCTGGACCCCTCCTGGCAGTTTGTCGTCACCGTGCGCGGGCACGGGTTCCGCTTCAACCGCCCGTAG